In the Ochrobactrum sp. Marseille-Q0166 genome, one interval contains:
- a CDS encoding pyruvate dehydrogenase complex E1 component subunit beta, which produces MVAMTYRDALRKALDDAMAEDNTIVVIGEEVGRYGGAYGVTKDLIGKYGADRLIDTPISEPAIIGAAVGAAMTGLRPVAELMYIDFLGMTMDQLANQAAKIRYMFGGQIGVPMVLRTQGGTGRSAGAQHSQSLEAWIMHTPGLRLVMPATVQDAYHLLRQSLTKPDPVVFIEHKALYTRKEEVDLDAEPLAWGKAAVRRTGKDLVIVTYSRQVHYAMDAAEKLASKGIEATVIDLRTLNPLDFETVREHVERVGKAMVVSEGVMTAGVAAELSARITEECFDYLEQPVVRVAGEDIPISVSQDLEAGSVPTADLIRSVAERMLS; this is translated from the coding sequence ATGGTTGCCATGACTTACCGCGATGCGCTGCGTAAGGCGCTGGATGATGCCATGGCCGAGGACAACACCATCGTCGTGATCGGCGAGGAAGTAGGCCGTTATGGTGGTGCTTATGGTGTTACCAAAGACCTGATCGGTAAATATGGTGCTGATCGCCTGATCGATACGCCGATTTCCGAGCCAGCAATTATCGGAGCTGCTGTTGGTGCAGCTATGACTGGTCTTCGCCCGGTTGCTGAACTGATGTATATTGACTTTCTCGGCATGACCATGGATCAGCTCGCCAATCAGGCTGCCAAAATCCGTTATATGTTTGGCGGCCAGATCGGTGTGCCAATGGTCCTGCGTACGCAGGGCGGCACCGGGCGTTCGGCGGGTGCGCAGCATTCGCAAAGCCTGGAAGCATGGATCATGCATACGCCGGGCTTGCGGCTCGTAATGCCTGCGACTGTGCAGGACGCTTACCATCTGCTGCGACAGAGCCTGACCAAGCCCGATCCGGTGGTCTTTATCGAGCACAAGGCGCTTTATACCCGCAAAGAAGAAGTCGATCTGGATGCTGAGCCACTGGCATGGGGTAAGGCAGCGGTGCGTCGTACTGGCAAAGATCTGGTCATCGTGACCTATTCGCGTCAGGTGCACTATGCGATGGATGCGGCTGAAAAACTTGCTTCCAAGGGTATTGAAGCGACAGTTATCGATCTTCGTACGCTCAACCCGCTCGATTTTGAGACTGTGCGCGAGCACGTCGAGCGTGTCGGCAAGGCCATGGTTGTATCCGAAGGCGTGATGACGGCGGGTGTAGCAGCAGAGCTTTCGGCACGCATTACGGAAGAGTGCTTCGATTATCTCGAACAGCCCGTCGTGCGGGTGGCGGGTGAAGACATTCCAATTTCAGTCTCGCAGGATCTGGAAGCTGGAAGTGTGCCGACAGCAGACCTGATCCGTTCGGTCGCAGAGAGAATGCTGTCATGA
- a CDS encoding acetoin dehydrogenase dihydrolipoyllysine-residue acetyltransferase subunit, protein MTERILKMPRLGETMEEGKIVGFLVNPGDSFKRGDSIIEIETDKTVAEFPALGDGTLHEWIGSVGDHVVVGAPLARIDIGAGPDWTDEGGESTPVSEDSADDFVVTELDMPRLGETMEEGRIVRWLKAAGDSFERGEAILEIETDKTVAEFPALVGGKIVEILRQEGDMVTVGGAIARIEVAAGAATLKPDAPAVETVAASAAPTVSRAAVARQAGRDQRVRATPLARRIARDKGIDIQLLSGTGRRGRVEKEDVLVASGNALPKGDVQFVELGRGRVAYSDQGSKDAPTFLLLHGFSGDRTTWSGIASGLRRANFRVIAPDLPAHGLTTIEAGHIDQLSDFLSEFLDALSVKKVHVVAHSLGAIAATEFAKAHAERVSGLTLIAPAGLGSEIDASFISGMANATTAGEVSHLLRRVAAKPVELSPELAADFASTMSKGRLKALVETIIGPSGQRIDIIASLDKLLRSMSVRVLVGLQDRIIPWQQVTSLPPSASVHFFAQSGHMPQWDQTKDVLDLILSSTGEADD, encoded by the coding sequence ATGACAGAACGTATTCTCAAAATGCCACGTCTGGGTGAAACGATGGAAGAAGGCAAGATTGTCGGCTTTCTCGTGAATCCTGGCGATAGTTTCAAACGTGGCGATTCAATCATTGAGATCGAAACAGACAAAACCGTTGCAGAGTTTCCAGCTCTTGGGGACGGTACCCTGCATGAGTGGATCGGATCTGTTGGAGACCATGTGGTAGTGGGTGCGCCGCTGGCGCGTATCGACATAGGCGCTGGTCCCGACTGGACGGATGAGGGGGGTGAAAGTACGCCTGTTTCGGAAGATTCCGCTGACGATTTTGTTGTAACTGAGCTGGATATGCCGCGCCTCGGGGAAACGATGGAAGAGGGGCGCATTGTCCGTTGGCTAAAGGCTGCAGGTGACAGCTTCGAGCGTGGCGAAGCCATTCTTGAAATTGAGACAGACAAGACGGTTGCAGAATTTCCTGCGCTGGTCGGCGGTAAGATCGTCGAAATCCTGCGTCAGGAAGGCGACATGGTAACGGTTGGCGGCGCTATAGCCCGCATCGAGGTTGCGGCCGGTGCCGCCACCTTGAAGCCGGATGCCCCCGCCGTTGAAACAGTTGCAGCTTCAGCTGCGCCGACAGTTTCCAGAGCAGCTGTTGCAAGGCAAGCGGGAAGGGATCAGCGTGTTCGTGCGACACCACTCGCACGCCGGATAGCGCGTGATAAAGGCATCGATATCCAGCTTCTTTCCGGTACTGGTCGCAGGGGCCGAGTTGAAAAAGAGGACGTACTCGTTGCCTCCGGTAATGCTCTGCCAAAAGGTGATGTACAGTTTGTCGAACTCGGACGTGGGCGTGTTGCCTATAGCGACCAGGGTTCAAAGGATGCGCCGACCTTCCTGCTTCTGCATGGATTTTCGGGAGATCGCACCACATGGAGCGGTATCGCTTCAGGTCTGCGCCGGGCAAATTTCCGCGTTATTGCGCCCGATCTTCCCGCGCATGGTCTGACAACGATTGAAGCGGGGCATATCGATCAACTAAGCGATTTTCTGTCTGAGTTTCTTGACGCGTTGTCGGTTAAGAAAGTTCATGTAGTCGCTCACTCTCTAGGCGCTATTGCAGCAACGGAGTTTGCAAAGGCCCATGCTGAGCGCGTTTCGGGGCTAACGCTTATTGCGCCAGCTGGTCTTGGTTCAGAAATCGATGCAAGTTTCATTTCCGGCATGGCGAATGCCACGACAGCTGGTGAGGTGTCGCATCTGCTCAGGCGCGTTGCGGCCAAACCTGTTGAGCTTTCGCCCGAACTTGCAGCCGACTTTGCGAGCACAATGAGCAAAGGTCGTCTCAAGGCACTGGTGGAAACGATTATCGGACCATCAGGGCAGCGCATCGATATTATTGCATCACTGGATAAGCTTTTGCGTTCTATGTCCGTGAGAGTTCTTGTTGGTCTTCAAGACCGCATCATCCCGTGGCAGCAGGTGACATCGTTGCCACCTTCAGCGAGTGTCCACTTCTTCGCTCAATCCGGCCATATGCCGCAATGGGATCAAACGAAAGATGTGCTGGATCTCATCTTGAGCTCAACAGGAGAGGCCGATGACTGA
- a CDS encoding carboxymuconolactone decarboxylase family protein, whose protein sequence is MTDVKAKLKEAQYRLGAFAKATPELIAGFAKVSKTATAAGRFSSAQRELIAVSIAVAKGCEDCILYHVDAAIRHAATEVELLEALEVAVEMGGGPAVMYAGKALEAFRNLS, encoded by the coding sequence ATGACTGATGTAAAAGCAAAACTCAAAGAAGCTCAATACCGGCTTGGTGCTTTTGCCAAGGCAACGCCCGAACTCATTGCAGGCTTTGCCAAGGTCAGCAAGACAGCGACTGCTGCGGGTCGTTTCTCCTCCGCTCAACGTGAGTTGATTGCTGTGAGCATTGCTGTCGCTAAAGGGTGCGAGGACTGCATTCTATATCATGTCGATGCCGCTATCCGCCATGCTGCAACAGAAGTGGAACTGCTCGAAGCATTGGAAGTGGCTGTCGAAATGGGAGGCGGTCCAGCAGTTATGTATGCGGGCAAAGCACTCGAGGCATTTCGCAATTTGAGTTGA